One segment of Pelotomaculum isophthalicicum JI DNA contains the following:
- the dut gene encoding dUTP diphosphatase, with translation MSFSISVRIKKVSGKIGDSIPFPRYATIGSAGLDLPACLDEPLVVPPGARMKIPTGIAIEIPFKHVVGLVFPRSGLATKHGISLANAVGVIDSDYKGEIIVAVYNQSDCEYIVNPGERVAQLLFLPVYHADLETVEELEESSRGQGGFGSTGKV, from the coding sequence ATGAGCTTTTCAATATCTGTAAGAATAAAAAAGGTATCAGGAAAAATAGGCGATTCCATACCTTTTCCGCGTTATGCCACGATAGGCTCAGCGGGGTTGGACTTGCCGGCTTGCCTGGATGAACCTTTAGTGGTGCCTCCCGGCGCCAGAATGAAAATCCCAACGGGTATTGCCATTGAAATCCCATTTAAACACGTTGTTGGCTTGGTTTTCCCTAGAAGTGGTTTGGCTACCAAGCACGGTATTTCTCTTGCGAATGCTGTGGGTGTTATTGATAGTGACTACAAAGGAGAAATAATCGTGGCTGTTTACAATCAGTCCGACTGTGAATATATCGTCAATCCAGGAGAAAGAGTTGCTCAGCTGCTTTTCTTACCGGTTTATCATGCAGACCTTGAAACTGTAGAAGAGCTTGAAGAAAGCAGCCGCGGGCAAGGTGGTTTTGGATCCACGGGGAAAGTATAG
- a CDS encoding aspartate-semialdehyde dehydrogenase: MSEFKVVLVGASGAVGHEILKVLDERNFPVGDLKLCATSRSAGKEIAYRGKYYSVEETTPDSFNGADIVFFAGGAASKEFGPAAVERGAVIIDNSSNFRMDPEVPLVVPEVNPEDVKWHKGIIANPNCSTIIAVVALKPIHDAAKIKRIVVSTYQAVSGAGAEAIEELTVQTKAVLEQGKITPEVFPYQIAFNLIPHIDVFMDLDYTKEEWKMVKENQKILHDDSIAITATTVRVPVYRSHSESINIETERKITALEARQVFEKSPGIVVVDDPAAKKYPMPLFSSDQDEVFVGRIREDNSIPNGLNIWVAADQLRKGAATNAIQIAELLIKYDCLKKK, encoded by the coding sequence TTGTCGGAATTCAAAGTAGTGTTAGTTGGCGCCAGCGGTGCAGTGGGACATGAGATTTTAAAAGTTCTTGATGAGCGGAATTTTCCTGTGGGGGATTTAAAACTTTGCGCCACTTCCCGGTCTGCAGGTAAAGAAATAGCTTATCGGGGAAAGTACTATAGTGTGGAAGAAACAACTCCGGATTCGTTTAACGGCGCTGATATTGTTTTTTTTGCCGGAGGGGCGGCAAGCAAGGAATTTGGACCGGCAGCCGTTGAGCGGGGAGCAGTGATAATTGACAACAGCAGCAATTTTAGGATGGATCCCGAGGTTCCCCTAGTGGTTCCTGAAGTCAACCCCGAAGATGTTAAATGGCATAAAGGGATCATTGCCAATCCCAACTGTTCGACTATTATCGCGGTAGTGGCATTGAAGCCAATCCATGACGCGGCGAAAATAAAGAGGATAGTGGTGTCGACTTATCAAGCGGTATCAGGTGCGGGAGCGGAAGCTATTGAAGAATTGACTGTTCAGACTAAAGCAGTGCTGGAACAGGGTAAAATTACTCCGGAAGTATTTCCTTACCAGATAGCGTTTAATTTAATTCCACATATCGATGTTTTTATGGATCTGGATTATACAAAAGAAGAATGGAAGATGGTGAAAGAAAATCAAAAAATATTGCATGACGATTCGATAGCAATTACGGCTACTACCGTAAGAGTACCGGTATACCGCAGTCACTCTGAGTCAATAAATATCGAAACCGAGAGGAAAATTACCGCTTTAGAAGCGAGACAAGTGTTCGAAAAATCTCCCGGCATTGTTGTTGTTGATGACCCGGCGGCGAAAAAATATCCGATGCCTTTGTTTTCGTCTGATCAAGACGAGGTTTTCGTAGGCCGTATTCGTGAAGATAATTCCATTCCCAATGGCCTGAATATTTGGGTTGCAGCCGACCAACTGCGAAAAGGCGCGGCAACTAACGCAATTCAAATTGCTGAACTCTTAATTAAGTATGATTGTTTAAAGAAAAAATAA
- a CDS encoding SDH family Clp fold serine proteinase, which translates to MARQQRIELIRNIAELRGSAVICYITGDRENINTRIAPDVTEVFYRHLEMLNKNDQRTGSKIDLFLYTRGGDVLTPWRLVHLIREYTSRFNIIVPFRCYSAGTLLCLGADEIVMGKMGELGPIDPSVVNAFNPQDPNNPAARIPVNIEDVYSYLALAGEKAGVCSNDQQVKAFTLLVERIHPLALGNVHRNYLLIRSLAKKLLAMHQQPLREGRSEHIVDNLTEKLYAHNHMISRREASEEITLNVTIPDSNLESVLWMLFQDYAEELALSEPFNPAENLSGNRMDFEVTSGIVESMYGSDGFVFSGVVERRDFPEPGKVNVNILKQGWKTMS; encoded by the coding sequence ATGGCGCGTCAACAAAGAATTGAGTTAATTAGAAATATTGCCGAATTGAGAGGTTCCGCCGTTATCTGTTATATTACCGGCGACCGGGAAAATATTAATACAAGAATTGCGCCGGATGTAACTGAAGTTTTTTACAGACATTTGGAAATGCTTAATAAAAACGATCAGAGAACAGGAAGCAAAATAGATTTGTTTCTATACACAAGGGGAGGTGACGTACTGACGCCATGGCGTTTGGTTCATCTAATCCGGGAATATACGAGTCGTTTTAATATTATCGTTCCTTTCCGTTGTTACAGTGCCGGAACTTTATTGTGTCTGGGAGCGGACGAAATTGTAATGGGTAAAATGGGTGAGCTTGGTCCGATAGATCCAAGTGTTGTAAATGCTTTTAACCCTCAAGATCCCAACAATCCCGCTGCTAGAATTCCGGTAAATATTGAGGACGTTTATTCTTATTTAGCCTTAGCTGGGGAAAAGGCTGGTGTTTGCAGCAATGATCAGCAGGTAAAGGCATTTACTCTTCTTGTGGAGCGGATCCACCCGCTAGCCCTTGGGAATGTTCACCGGAATTATTTGTTGATCAGATCTTTGGCAAAAAAACTGCTGGCAATGCATCAGCAGCCGTTAAGGGAAGGTAGAAGTGAGCATATAGTAGACAACCTTACAGAAAAACTATATGCTCATAATCATATGATCTCCAGACGGGAAGCATCTGAAGAAATTACCCTTAATGTTACTATACCTGACAGTAATCTGGAGTCCGTATTATGGATGCTGTTCCAGGACTATGCTGAAGAATTGGCTCTATCGGAACCTTTTAACCCTGCTGAAAATCTTAGCGGTAATAGAATGGATTTTGAAGTTACCAGTGGTATTGTAGAGTCAATGTATGGTTCGGATGGTTTCGTTTTCTCAGGGGTTGTTGAGCGGCGTGATTTTCCTGAGCCCGGCAAGGTGAATGTGAATATATTGAAGCAGGGCTGGAAAACCATGTCATAG
- the dpsA gene encoding dipicolinate synthase subunit DpsA, giving the protein MRPNLDGITVAVIGGDARYLDMIEELLASGIRVNVMGLPVKTGTSGVVLSSSLVQCMNGVKAVVLPILGIDDKGFLHCVLSEQTLTLKEEIMATLPADTLVFTGLAGALLKQMTTSLGLRLVELMNLDEVAILNSIPSSEGVVQMAMEMLPITIHGSSAFVIGFGRTGRTLARLLSAMGAQTGVVARKNADLARIVEMNLRPVPFAEMKSCLGEADMIFNTVPAPVLTEDILTGITSGTVIIDLATAPGGTDFHAAERLGIKAVLAPSLPGRVAPKTAGRILAEAITRYLAEEAAGN; this is encoded by the coding sequence ATGCGGCCAAATCTTGATGGGATTACGGTTGCTGTTATCGGAGGCGATGCCAGGTACCTGGATATGATCGAGGAGTTGCTTGCATCAGGCATCCGGGTGAATGTCATGGGCTTGCCAGTAAAAACCGGTACCAGCGGTGTTGTTCTTTCAAGTAGTTTAGTGCAGTGTATGAATGGTGTCAAAGCTGTTGTTCTACCCATTCTTGGTATTGACGATAAAGGGTTTTTGCATTGTGTGTTATCCGAACAGACCCTAACCCTAAAGGAAGAAATAATGGCGACTTTACCCGCTGATACTCTTGTTTTTACCGGACTAGCCGGTGCGCTGCTCAAGCAGATGACTACCAGTTTAGGACTTCGTCTCGTCGAACTGATGAATTTAGACGAAGTGGCGATATTAAATTCCATTCCTTCGTCGGAAGGCGTTGTACAGATGGCGATGGAAATGTTGCCGATTACTATTCACGGTAGTTCAGCTTTCGTTATCGGATTCGGCCGGACCGGCCGGACACTAGCCCGTTTATTAAGTGCGATGGGAGCACAAACAGGAGTCGTTGCCAGAAAGAATGCGGACTTGGCTCGGATCGTTGAGATGAATCTTAGACCTGTTCCTTTTGCGGAAATGAAAAGCTGTTTGGGCGAAGCCGATATGATTTTTAACACGGTACCCGCGCCGGTTTTGACGGAAGATATATTAACAGGCATAACATCCGGTACGGTGATTATTGACTTGGCCACAGCGCCGGGTGGAACTGACTTTCACGCGGCAGAGCGTTTAGGAATAAAAGCTGTTCTTGCGCCTAGTCTGCCGGGCAGGGTTGCGCCAAAAACAGCCGGAAGGATTTTGGCTGAGGCGATTACAAGATATCTTGCAGAGGAAGCCGCAGGCAATTAA
- a CDS encoding M16 family metallopeptidase: protein MFHKVTLDNNIHILSEQVPHVRSVALGFWVDVGSRYESPENNGISHFIEHLLFKGTARRTAKQIAEALDAVGGQLNAFTTKEYTCYYARVLDEHFDLAVDLLSDMLFYSKFDADDIDRERNVIIEEIKMYEDAPDELVHDIFAGSMWQGHALGRPIIGTAEVIENLSRDKIVEFYNAHYKPGNLIVTAAGNIDKDEVINKLRPILETKKGYVPARTIIAPAPKRDVVCRSKETEQVHLCIGTPGLSLENEKTYTFQVLNTILGGGLSSRLFQEIREQRGLVYSVYSYHSSYHDTGLFCIYAGLSKQNVDEVLELIFKQVKDIRVNSVKPEELQRAKDQLKGNLLLSLENVSTRMSRLGKSQLYLGKVLPPEEVVEKLNKVTIADIQELAAEKLKPADFSMATIGPWTDCGNMGKMLERYGN from the coding sequence ATGTTCCATAAGGTTACTCTTGACAACAATATACATATTCTTTCGGAACAAGTTCCCCACGTTCGCTCGGTGGCTTTGGGCTTTTGGGTTGATGTGGGTTCACGTTATGAAAGTCCTGAGAATAACGGAATATCCCACTTTATTGAACATTTGCTTTTTAAGGGGACGGCAAGGCGTACAGCCAAGCAGATCGCCGAAGCCCTTGATGCGGTAGGCGGGCAGCTAAATGCTTTTACAACTAAGGAATATACTTGCTATTACGCCAGGGTTCTTGACGAGCATTTTGACCTGGCAGTTGACCTTCTTAGCGATATGCTTTTTTACTCAAAATTTGATGCGGATGATATCGACCGTGAAAGAAACGTGATCATTGAAGAAATAAAAATGTACGAAGATGCTCCCGATGAACTGGTACATGATATCTTTGCCGGTTCAATGTGGCAGGGACATGCCCTTGGCAGACCGATTATTGGAACTGCTGAAGTGATTGAGAATCTTTCGAGGGACAAGATAGTTGAATTTTATAATGCTCATTACAAACCGGGTAATTTGATTGTAACAGCCGCAGGCAACATAGATAAGGATGAGGTTATCAATAAACTCCGCCCAATACTGGAGACAAAAAAAGGATACGTGCCGGCAAGAACCATAATCGCTCCCGCGCCCAAGCGGGATGTAGTTTGCCGCAGCAAAGAAACTGAACAGGTGCACTTGTGTATCGGTACCCCTGGGTTAAGTCTGGAAAATGAGAAAACATATACTTTCCAGGTGCTTAACACTATTCTAGGCGGAGGCCTAAGTTCAAGGTTGTTCCAGGAAATTAGGGAGCAACGCGGGCTGGTTTATTCAGTTTATTCTTATCACAGTTCGTATCATGATACCGGTCTTTTTTGCATATATGCCGGTTTGAGCAAGCAAAACGTGGATGAGGTATTGGAGTTAATCTTTAAACAAGTGAAAGATATCAGAGTAAATAGCGTAAAACCAGAAGAACTCCAGCGTGCAAAGGACCAGCTAAAGGGCAACTTGCTTTTAAGTTTGGAGAATGTGAGTACCCGGATGAGCAGATTGGGAAAATCTCAACTTTATCTGGGGAAGGTTCTGCCACCGGAGGAGGTTGTAGAGAAACTAAACAAAGTAACAATAGCTGATATTCAGGAGTTAGCTGCGGAAAAGTTAAAGCCTGCGGATTTTTCCATGGCGACTATCGGACCCTGGACGGATTGTGGTAATATGGGAAAAATGCTGGAGAGGTATGGTAATTAA
- a CDS encoding Hsp20/alpha crystallin family protein: MNKDPSIQEEQNSYPLMSGWPFSTSAMPNPWLQYVTGTIIPKVDIIENDSSIIYIYDLAGADSSKLNLEVSEFEVVITAPVVPSQQPNIQYIYQERPKGRYERILLPPKNVNIEGIKADFKDGILEVKFPKLSKRS; the protein is encoded by the coding sequence ATGAACAAGGACCCGTCAATTCAAGAAGAACAAAATAGTTACCCTTTGATGAGCGGGTGGCCTTTCTCTACATCAGCGATGCCCAACCCCTGGTTGCAATATGTCACTGGAACAATAATACCCAAAGTCGACATTATTGAAAATGATTCATCCATTATTTATATTTATGACCTCGCGGGTGCAGATAGCAGTAAGCTTAATCTTGAGGTGTCCGAATTTGAAGTTGTCATTACAGCCCCCGTGGTTCCTTCTCAACAACCAAATATCCAGTATATATACCAGGAAAGACCAAAAGGTCGATATGAAAGAATTTTATTACCCCCCAAAAATGTTAATATAGAAGGAATAAAAGCAGATTTTAAAGATGGAATACTAGAGGTTAAATTCCCGAAGCTTTCTAAAAGATCCTGA
- a CDS encoding dipicolinate synthase subunit B: MRLHGVKIGFALTGSHCCLDDVIPQVRNLVNEGAEVYPVMSDAVFATDTRFGTSQKWKNMISDITGRDIISTIVGAEPIGPQKLHDIIVVAPCTGNTLAKLANGITDSPVLMAVKAQLRNQRPVVLAVSTNDGLSMNAKNIGLLLNMKNIFLVPFGQDNPTGKPNSLMAKWDLIVDTIQDALKGKQYQPLLVVHN, from the coding sequence ATGCGTTTGCATGGAGTCAAGATTGGCTTTGCCTTGACTGGCTCTCATTGTTGTCTTGACGACGTAATACCGCAAGTGCGCAATTTAGTTAATGAAGGTGCTGAAGTATATCCGGTAATGAGCGACGCGGTCTTTGCCACCGACACTAGATTTGGTACCAGCCAAAAATGGAAGAACATGATCAGTGATATTACCGGCCGGGATATAATTTCAACTATTGTGGGCGCCGAACCCATCGGTCCGCAGAAACTTCATGATATAATAGTAGTAGCGCCATGTACGGGGAACACACTGGCAAAACTAGCCAACGGTATTACCGACAGCCCTGTGCTGATGGCCGTAAAAGCCCAATTAAGAAACCAGCGCCCGGTTGTGCTGGCTGTTTCAACCAACGATGGTTTGAGCATGAACGCAAAAAACATTGGTTTATTGCTTAACATGAAAAATATTTTTCTGGTGCCTTTCGGACAAGACAATCCGACTGGAAAGCCAAACTCATTAATGGCGAAGTGGGATTTGATAGTAGATACAATACAAGATGCATTAAAGGGTAAACAGTATCAACCACTGCTAGTGGTACATAATTAA
- a CDS encoding YlmC/YmxH family sporulation protein yields MRLGDLVGKEIVNIYNGARLGVVEESDMDIDVESGEIRSIILPKKNNIINLWIDKQKLIIPWEAVRKIGAEVIIVELDQTNPAFQRY; encoded by the coding sequence ATGAGGCTGGGCGATCTAGTCGGTAAAGAAATAGTGAATATCTATAACGGCGCACGATTGGGTGTGGTGGAAGAATCTGATATGGATATTGATGTTGAATCCGGAGAGATTCGTTCGATAATTCTACCAAAGAAAAATAACATTATTAATCTTTGGATTGACAAGCAAAAGCTGATTATACCATGGGAGGCTGTGAGAAAAATCGGTGCTGAAGTTATCATCGTGGAACTTGATCAAACCAATCCGGCTTTTCAGCGCTATTAG
- the dapB gene encoding 4-hydroxy-tetrahydrodipicolinate reductase — MIRVAIAGAYGRMGREVTKTVWNADDMELIGATDSKGEGVDVGSLIEAGEIGVLIEKDLEELILRTRPDVLIDFTIPQAVYRNIMTCLNHGVRPVVGTSGLSQEKIQEIIDVSQSLGVGGLIAPNFAIGAILMMKFASEAVRHFPHVEIIELHHDQKVDAPSGTSIKTAETIIEQRGDFEQGSVNEFENITGVRGGKLTGGIRIHSVRLPGLVAHQEVIFGGLGQTLTIRHDSTTRESFMPGVLLGIRKVVHLERVVYGLDKLLFD, encoded by the coding sequence TTGATTAGGGTAGCTATTGCTGGTGCTTATGGCAGGATGGGCCGGGAGGTCACAAAAACGGTCTGGAATGCTGATGATATGGAACTTATCGGCGCAACCGACAGTAAAGGAGAAGGAGTAGATGTCGGTTCATTGATTGAAGCCGGGGAGATAGGAGTTCTGATAGAAAAAGACCTGGAAGAGCTCATATTACGTACACGTCCTGATGTATTGATAGACTTTACTATCCCTCAAGCTGTGTACCGGAATATAATGACCTGTCTAAATCACGGTGTGCGTCCGGTTGTCGGGACAAGTGGATTGAGTCAAGAGAAAATTCAGGAAATTATAGATGTTTCACAATCTCTGGGTGTAGGTGGATTGATAGCGCCCAACTTTGCCATTGGGGCAATTCTAATGATGAAATTTGCCTCTGAAGCTGTGCGGCATTTCCCTCATGTGGAGATAATTGAGTTGCACCACGATCAAAAAGTTGACGCCCCATCCGGCACATCAATAAAAACAGCCGAGACGATCATTGAACAGCGCGGGGATTTCGAGCAGGGGTCGGTTAATGAATTTGAAAATATAACCGGGGTGCGCGGGGGCAAACTGACAGGTGGAATACGTATACACAGTGTCCGCCTACCGGGGCTGGTAGCCCATCAGGAGGTTATTTTTGGCGGTCTGGGGCAGACTTTAACAATCAGGCATGATTCCACTACCCGGGAATCATTCATGCCCGGAGTACTTTTAGGAATACGTAAAGTAGTACATCTTGAAAGGGTGGTTTATGGTTTAGACAAGCTGCTTTTTGATTAA